The DNA segment ATCGCGGGGAGTTCGTGGACGGCGACTTCCTGACGGCTTTGCTGGCCAAGCGGATCCTCGCCAAGGACCCGGGTGCAACCATCCTCTACGACGTTCGCGCCAGCCGAGCAGTCGCCGAGACGGTGCGCGAAGGCGGCGGCAGCTCGTACGTTAACCGCGTCGGACACGCGTTCTTCAAGAGCGCCATGCGCGAACGCGCCGCCGCCTTCGGCGGCGAGGTCTCCGGCCACTACTACTTTCGCGACTTCTGGTGCGCCGACTCGGGAACCATCCCGGCGCTCCTTGTGCTCGAGCTGCTGTCGGTCGAGACCGGGACACTGTCGGAGTTGGTGAGCGCCTTTCGCGAGCGATATTTCATCTCAGGAGAAATCAACTCCGAGGTCGATGACCAGGGCGCCAAGATGCAAGAGCTGGCGGGCCGATATGCGGACGGCGAGGTCTCGTGCCTCGACGGCGTTTCGGTCGACTACCCGGATTGGCACTTCAACGTGCGCCCGTCGAACACGGAGCCGCTCTTGCGGCTCAACCTCGAGTCTTTGGTCTCACGCGACGACATGGAGCGACGGCGAGATGAGGTGCTTGCCCTGATCCAGTCGTGACGCCGGAAGAAGCCCTCGATCAGGCTACGGAGGCCGGTATTCACCGGCTGCAGATTCCGACCCCGTTCGCCGTGGGTCGGGTCAACTGCTATCTGATCGAGGACCGGCCGCTGACCCTGGTGGACACGGGGCCGAACTCGGGCAAATCGCTGGACGAGCTCGAGCGCCAGCTCTCGGCCCTGGGGCGCTCGCTCGAGGAGATCGAGCTGGTCGTGCTCACCCACCAGCACATCGACCACCTGGGATTGGTCGAGATCATCTCCTCGCGCTCGGGGGCAGAGGTGGCGGCGATCGACGTCGTCGTTCCGTTCCTGGAGAACTTCGGTGACGACGTGGAGCTCGAGGACCAGTTCGCGGCCTCGCTGATGCTCCGGCATGGGATCCCCGAAGACGTGGTCACGGCCCTCCGCTCGGTATCGCGCAGTTTCCGTGCCTGGGGCGCTCGCGCCAAGGTGACGCGGCCCCTCCACGACGCGGAGGAGCTTCGTCTCCACGATCGGGCTCTCGAGGTTCAGCACCGGCCGGGTCACAGCCCGTCCGACACCTTGTTCTGGGACTCCGAGCGAAGGATCCTGCTCTGCGCCGACCACCTGATCGCCCACATCTCCTCGAACCCGCTCATCTCCCGTCCCCTTGACGGCTCGAAGGAGCGTCCGCGCGCGCTGATGATGTACCTCGAGTCGCTCCGCCGCACGAGGGAGCTCCCGGCCCAGATCGTTCTCCCCGGACACGGCGAGCCGATCGTCGACCATCGGGCGCTGATCGACGAGCGCTTCGCGCTCCACCGTCGCCGGGCGGATCGGATCCTTGGCCTGATCAGCGAGCATCCTCGCACGGCCTACGAGATCGCTCAGGAGCTATGGGGCAACGTAGCGGTCACCCAGGCCTTCCTGACCCTCTCGGAGGTACTCGGCCACCTCGACCTGCTGATCGACGACGGACGCGCTCGAGAGACCCAGGACGGCGATTTGGTTCGCTTCGGAGGGCTCGAGTAACTTGCCGGCGGAGGAACGCCCGAGAGTGCCCGCCGACTCCATCACGATCGAGGCTCCGCCGCGCACCGAGTCGTCCGCGAATGGACACGGATCAGCCGAGCGCGCCCGCAAGAAGCGGATGCTGATCATCGTCAACCCCTACGCCACCACGGTTTCGGACCGGCTGAAGAACCTGGTCGTATACGCGCTTCAGGGACGCTACGACGTCGAGGCGGTGACCACCGAGGCACAGCACCACGCAATCGAGATCGGCCGCGAGGCCAGAGAGGGCGGATACGACCTCGTGGTCGCGTTCGGCGGGGACGGGACGCTGAACGAGGTCGCCAACGGCCTCGCCGGCACCGACGTGCCCGTGTCGGTGCTGCCCGGCGGCTCGACCAACGTGGTCTGTCGCACGCTGGGCATCCCCAACGATGTCGTCGATGCCACGGAGCATCTGCTTGGCCTCGCCGACGACTTCCGCCCTCGCAAGATCGACCTCGGGCTCGCGAGCGGTCGCCATTTCGTCTTCGCCTGCGGAGCCGGGCTCGACGCGACAGCCGCCAAGCGGGTGGATTCCAGCCCTCGGCTGAAGGCCCGCGGTGGACGCTGGTTCTATACCTGGGCGGCCATCTCCGGCTTCTACATGCACTACCTTCGCGACCCGATTCGGATGCGCCTGGAGGCCAACGGCAACTCGGCCGAGGGGGTGACCGCGATCGTCCAGAACTCCGATCCGTTCACCTACTTCGGCAGCCAGCCCTTGCGGATCTGTGAGGGCGCCGCGCTCGACAACGGCACCCTGTCGGCCGCCATGCTGGGCCGCGCCGTTCAGCGCGACATGCCGACGATCGCCGCCCGGGTGCTGCTCGACGGCCTTCGCGCAACGGCGCACCGCCGGATCGAGCATTACGAGGGCATCGCCGGAGGCCGGATCGAGTCGGTCTCGCACGACGCCCAGGGCAGCCCTCGCGCCTTCCCGGTCCAGGTGGACGGGGACTACATCGGCGATCGGGCTGAGCTCGAGATCGGCATCGAGCCAGGCGCCCTGACGATCGTCGCCTGAGTCGCGGCCCGTGACCGACGGCTGCCGCTTCTGCACGATCGTCAACGGCGGCGAGCCAACCCACGTCGTCTTCGAAGACGAGCGCTCCCTTGCCTTCCTCGACCACCGGCCGCTGTTTCCGGGTCACTCACTGCTCGTCCCGCGCGAGCATCACGAGACGATCTGGGATTTGCCCGACGACCTGCTCGGCCCTCTGTTCGCGAATGCCCGCCTGCTGTCGGCTGCCATCCGCTCGGCGATGGATGCCCAGGGCGCGTTCATCGCCCTCAACAACATCGTCAGCCAAAGCGTCCCCCACCTCCACGTGCACCTGGTGCCACGAAACCGCAAGGACGGGTTACGCGGGTTCTTCTGGCCGCGCCACAAGTACGAGAGCGAGGAGCACGCGCTCCGGACCGCTGAGGCGATTCGCGCGGCGGTGCGAGAGCCGGGCGGCTGACCTGGACGCCTGAAAGTCAGCCGGTGGGCGTCACGCGGTAGGCGTCGAACACCGAGTCGACGTTGCGAAGCCGCCCGACGCATTGGCGCAGCTGCTCGCTGTCGCCGACTTCGACCACGAACCGGTTCTTGACCATGGGGTGCCTGGTGGTGCAGACGGCTTCGATGATGTTGACCCCGGTCTCGGCGAAGGTTCGCGAAAGGTCCTCGAGCAGCCGAGTGCGATCCCACGCGTCCACCTGGAGCTCGACGCGGTAGGAAGCCGCGTTGTCCCCCTCCCAGGCGACCGGCGTGAATCGCTCCGGCGACTTCCGGAGGGCGGCCATGTTGTTGCAGTCCTCGCGATGGATCGTGATCCCGCGGCCGAGCGAGACATAGCCGACGATCTCGTCGCCCGGCACGGGGCGGCAGCACTTCGCGAGCCGAACCATCACGTCGTCGACGCCCTTCACGTTGATCCCGTAGTCCGAGGCCTCCTGGGTGCGCCGCTGGCGCTCGTCGCGCCCCTCCAAGACGCTCGCGAGGCGCGCTTCGGTCTCGTCGCCCGCCACGGCCTCGCCCTGCTTCAGGCGCTGGAAGACCTTGTTGGCGACGGTCTTCGGCGAGACCTTCCCCTGGCCGACCGCGATGTAGAAGTCGTCGGCCTTGCGGAAGCCCATCTCGCGGGTGACGTCAGCGAGCAGCGGCGAAGCCGCAAGCCGCTGCGGCGGCAGGCCGCGCTTGCGGAAGGCGTCCTGGAGCTGCTCGCGCCCGCTGCGCTCGGCGTCCTCGCGGTTCTCGCGCTTCAGGAAGGCGCGGATCTTGTTGCGCGCCCTGCTGGTCCGCACCAGCCCCAGCCAGTCGCGGGAGGGCCCCCGCTCCTGTTTCGCGGTGAGGATCTCAACGATGTCGCCGGACTTGAGCTGGTAGTGCAGCGGCACGATCTTGCCGTTCACCTTGGCGCCCACGCATCGGTGGCCGACGTCGGTGTGAACCGCGTATGCGAAGTCGAGCGGGGTTGAGCCGGCCGAGAGGTTCTTGACCTCCCCCTTTGGCGTGAACACGAAGACTTCGTCCTCGAACAGGTCCACCTTCAGCGATTCGAGGAACTCGGTGGGGTTCTGGTCTCCCTCGACCTCGAGCAGCTGCCGCAGCCAGGTCATCTTCTCCTTGCCGGGGTCGCCCTTGAGGCGCGCTCCCTCCTTATAGATGACGTGGGCCGCAATGCCGTACTCGGCGGTCTCGTGCATCTCCGGGGTCCGGATCTGGATCTCGAGCGGCCTTCCCTCCGGGCCGATCACCGTGGTGTGGAGCGCCTGGTACAAG comes from the Solirubrobacterales bacterium genome and includes:
- a CDS encoding MBL fold metallo-hydrolase; translated protein: MTPEEALDQATEAGIHRLQIPTPFAVGRVNCYLIEDRPLTLVDTGPNSGKSLDELERQLSALGRSLEEIELVVLTHQHIDHLGLVEIISSRSGAEVAAIDVVVPFLENFGDDVELEDQFAASLMLRHGIPEDVVTALRSVSRSFRAWGARAKVTRPLHDAEELRLHDRALEVQHRPGHSPSDTLFWDSERRILLCADHLIAHISSNPLISRPLDGSKERPRALMMYLESLRRTRELPAQIVLPGHGEPIVDHRALIDERFALHRRRADRILGLISEHPRTAYEIAQELWGNVAVTQAFLTLSEVLGHLDLLIDDGRARETQDGDLVRFGGLE
- a CDS encoding diacylglycerol kinase family protein — its product is MPADSITIEAPPRTESSANGHGSAERARKKRMLIIVNPYATTVSDRLKNLVVYALQGRYDVEAVTTEAQHHAIEIGREAREGGYDLVVAFGGDGTLNEVANGLAGTDVPVSVLPGGSTNVVCRTLGIPNDVVDATEHLLGLADDFRPRKIDLGLASGRHFVFACGAGLDATAAKRVDSSPRLKARGGRWFYTWAAISGFYMHYLRDPIRMRLEANGNSAEGVTAIVQNSDPFTYFGSQPLRICEGAALDNGTLSAAMLGRAVQRDMPTIAARVLLDGLRATAHRRIEHYEGIAGGRIESVSHDAQGSPRAFPVQVDGDYIGDRAELEIGIEPGALTIVA
- a CDS encoding HIT family protein, which codes for MTDGCRFCTIVNGGEPTHVVFEDERSLAFLDHRPLFPGHSLLVPREHHETIWDLPDDLLGPLFANARLLSAAIRSAMDAQGAFIALNNIVSQSVPHLHVHLVPRNRKDGLRGFFWPRHKYESEEHALRTAEAIRAAVREPGG
- a CDS encoding bifunctional (p)ppGpp synthetase/guanosine-3',5'-bis(diphosphate) 3'-pyrophosphohydrolase; translated protein: MPADRQGHTRVGAGRGDGPPVAPLTDRAQALADDERALLGDLLAVIEEHSVEASRAIDAEATERAFTFACERHADQRRRTGEDFITHPVEVAKICAGLRLDTETLCAALLHDTVEDTSASLDQVRELFGDSVAQLVDGVTKLTGITFQSRDESQAENYRKMMVAMATDLRVILIKLADRLHNMRTLSGLPKQKQIDKARETLEIYAPLAHRLGIHAIKWELEDLSFQRLHPRKYDEIKKLVSQQRAERERYVDDAGRFLKEELKKVGIEAEISGRAKHFYSIYSKMTKKGREFNEIYDLTAMRVLVGSVKDCYGAIGIIHSIWKPLPGRFKDLIATPKMNLYQALHTTVIGPEGRPLEIQIRTPEMHETAEYGIAAHVIYKEGARLKGDPGKEKMTWLRQLLEVEGDQNPTEFLESLKVDLFEDEVFVFTPKGEVKNLSAGSTPLDFAYAVHTDVGHRCVGAKVNGKIVPLHYQLKSGDIVEILTAKQERGPSRDWLGLVRTSRARNKIRAFLKRENREDAERSGREQLQDAFRKRGLPPQRLAASPLLADVTREMGFRKADDFYIAVGQGKVSPKTVANKVFQRLKQGEAVAGDETEARLASVLEGRDERQRRTQEASDYGINVKGVDDVMVRLAKCCRPVPGDEIVGYVSLGRGITIHREDCNNMAALRKSPERFTPVAWEGDNAASYRVELQVDAWDRTRLLEDLSRTFAETGVNIIEAVCTTRHPMVKNRFVVEVGDSEQLRQCVGRLRNVDSVFDAYRVTPTG